TGCGTTACTTCCGTGTGGATCCAAAAAATATTTTTCTCTATAATTTTTAACTTCTAATTCCAATTCTTTATCTGATAATTCTCTTACATCTTTCATTTTTATAGCTCCCGCTAATTCAGGTCTTGCTTTCAGCTCATTTTTTGTAGAGCTATCGCTAGTTCTTATTAGCGAATTTTCAATTTATTTTTCTGGTATTTCGAATGTTTCTTGTTTGTGTTCTTTGAGCACTATGTGTTCTTGTTTTTTTTCTATGTCGAATTTGTTTTGTAGTTCTCTGATGAAATCTGCGTATTCTTTCAAATTCTTGAACACGGTTTCAAGTTGGTAGTTGTATTCGTTTGTTATTTCGAGCATTGTGTTGATGTTTGGATGATTTTTTGTGTATTCTTCGAATTCTTGTCTTTGTTCTTCTTTGATTTTGATCATTGTAATGTTCCAGTTGTGGTGTCCTGTTTGCTCGTAGTCAAGGAGGACTGTGAATTTTTTGATGATGTATTTTTCCATATTTTTTATTTTGTTGTGTATTGTACTTGTTGGTATTCCTGTTTCCTTTGTGATTTCTGTGAGTGATTTTCTTGCATTCTTTCTTAGGTGTGATGTTATTATTATATCTGTCTGTTTCATTTTCGTTATAATTTCGATTTTTTCCGGAAATTTTACCTCTGGATGCCTATATTTTCTTTGTATGTCATGAATTCTTCTCTTTTCATTTCTTCCATTATGAAAAATTCTTTCTTGTCTTGTATTTCATATTGTTCGAGTTGCTTTGTGAATTCATCGAAATTAGAAATGTCCTGAAATATGGCTTCGATCATGAAGTCAAAGCCATTGTTTACTCTAAATAGAGTATTTACTTGGGGGTGTTTTTCCAGGAATTTTCGAAGGCTTTCTTTTTGTGTTTTGTTTGCTGTTATGAGTATTTGTATTTTTATATCATATCCTAACATTTTGTAGTCAAGAAGGGAGGTGTGTTTCATTATGAGTTTTCTTTTTTCGTATTCTTTTAATCTGTCAAATAATGTTGATACTGGTATTTTTGTTTTTTTGCTCATGTCTGTTAAGGGCATTCTTGCATTGTTTCTAAAAAAGCCAAGCATTTGCATGTCTCGATCTTTTATCATTTTTTTATCACCTTTAAACTTGTTTTAAAGGCCTAAAAATCATCTCTGATTTTTTTTGCCTTGATTTTTTGTGAATTGTTTTCGATTGTTTTGTGTTTCTTCCTGAATTTTGGGAAGATTTTCAATTGTGTTGTAATAATTATAGTTTAATTAATATATATACTTTCTTCAATTATAATTATTATGTGTAATTATGTAATTACTTTTGATTTTTTGAATAATATTAGATTGTTCTAATTAATATATAAAATATTTTTTTGAAAATTTTACATAAAACATAAAATATATATACTAAATATGCTTTATATATGAAATGGTTGAAAAATTTTCAAAATTTAAAGGCCAAATTAACACAAAGTATGCTGAAAACAAATTAGATTTAATTAACAGGAAAATTCTTTATTTGTTATCTCATAACGCTAGATATGGTTGTAATTCTATTGCAAAATCTCTAAAAATAAGTAGAGAAGTAGTTGCGTATAGAATAAAAAGGATGGAAGAAGAAAATTTTCTAGAAGGGTTTTTTTCATTAATTGATGTATCTAAAATGGGTTACCAAATGCATATGCTCTACTTAAAATTATACAATACAAGCAAATATGATGAAATATTGCGTGAACTTGACAATAATTCTCATGTTACAAGGCTAAAAGAATTAGCAGGGTCCTATGATCTCCAATTAATAGTAAGTTCAAAAAATATTCATAAAACTGATGAAATAATTGATGATATTTTAGGAAAGTTTGGAGATAAGATAAAAGACTATATTGTACTAAGAATAGTTGAAGAAAATTATATGGGGCTAGACTTATTATTAACAGAAGAAGAGAGAAAATTGGTGAAGATAAAAGAATCTAAAGGAAGCTCTTTTCAAAAGGAATTTGAGGAAAGAGAAGCAGATAATAAAACAATTGAAATAGATAAAAAAGACAATCAAATATTAAATATTATTCATCTTGATGCACGAGCTTCAATTAAAGAGATATCGGAAAAAATTAACTTGGCGCCTATATCTGTCGAAAATAGACTAAAAAAACTCATAAAACAAGGAGTTATAAAATCTATGTATCCTTTATTTAATATTGGACAATTAGGTTACCAATGGTATAAGGTTCTTTTTCAAGTAAAAAATATTAATAAGATACAATTTTTGGAATATTTGAAACAGCATGACAATGTTCTATGGTATATGAAATTAATAGGAAAGTGGAATTATCAATTTTCAGTATTTGCGAAAGGAAACGCGGAATTTCATAAGATACTTGATGATATAAGGAACACATTTTCTGATAATATAATAAGCTATGATTCGATAATAGTGTTGAACCAGCAAAAATTTGTTCATTTACTAAGTTGAACGATTGGAATGCTTTTCTCATTACATGCCTTTAATCATATCTTTGTTTTATTTAATATTATTCCTTTAGCGTAAGATACTTCGTTTTTTTTGATATGATCTTTTTCATTTCGATGTCTGGGTTGGTTTCTCACACCATCAACATATAATTCTACGTTTGGCTTATTAATTAATATTGTTAAGGGATGCCATTCCGCTGTTATTGGTGTGAAGAGGAGGCCTTTGTGTTTACTTGCATTTGCAGGTTTGTTTTTCTTTTCTAATTTATATGTGTAATCGATGTCTTTTTTTAATCCTATTTTTTCTGCAACATCTTTTGCAAATTTGTTGGGGTAATAGTCGTTGTTTTGAGGGTCAAGATTGAAGAATATTTTTTTGTAGTTATTTTTTAAATGAAATACTTCAATTATTGAATCTATTACGTTTTGTTCGTAAGGTAAGAGGGATGATGCTTTTTGTC
The window above is part of the Candidatus Woesearchaeota archaeon genome. Proteins encoded here:
- a CDS encoding Lrp/AsnC family transcriptional regulator gives rise to the protein MVEKFSKFKGQINTKYAENKLDLINRKILYLLSHNARYGCNSIAKSLKISREVVAYRIKRMEEENFLEGFFSLIDVSKMGYQMHMLYLKLYNTSKYDEILRELDNNSHVTRLKELAGSYDLQLIVSSKNIHKTDEIIDDILGKFGDKIKDYIVLRIVEENYMGLDLLLTEEERKLVKIKESKGSSFQKEFEEREADNKTIEIDKKDNQILNIIHLDARASIKEISEKINLAPISVENRLKKLIKQGVIKSMYPLFNIGQLGYQWYKVLFQVKNINKIQFLEYLKQHDNVLWYMKLIGKWNYQFSVFAKGNAEFHKILDDIRNTFSDNIISYDSIIVLNQQKFVHLLS
- a CDS encoding Lrp/AsnC family transcriptional regulator, with amino-acid sequence MKQTDIIITSHLRKNARKSLTEITKETGIPTSTIHNKIKNMEKYIIKKFTVLLDYEQTGHHNWNITMIKIKEEQRQEFEEYTKNHPNINTMLEITNEYNYQLETVFKNLKEYADFIRELQNKFDIEKKQEHIVLKEHKQETFEIPEK
- a CDS encoding Lrp/AsnC family transcriptional regulator gives rise to the protein MIKDRDMQMLGFFRNNARMPLTDMSKKTKIPVSTLFDRLKEYEKRKLIMKHTSLLDYKMLGYDIKIQILITANKTQKESLRKFLEKHPQVNTLFRVNNGFDFMIEAIFQDISNFDEFTKQLEQYEIQDKKEFFIMEEMKREEFMTYKENIGIQR